The nucleotide sequence GTTCAACCGTCATGCCGGGCCGAACCCGGCATCCATCTGCCTTGGACCGGCAGGCGCGAAAGACAGGCGGACCCCGGATCAAGTCCGGGGTGACGCTTACTTCTGCGTGGTCGTTCCCCCGCCCATGATCGGCTGCCCGCCGGTCCACCGGTCGAGCCAGCGGTGGACCTCGCGGTACCATTGGATGGAGTTGACCGGCTTCAGCACCCAATGGTTCTCGTCCGGGAAGCGGAGCAGGCGGCTGGGAACCTCCCGGCGCTGGAGCGCAGTGAAGGCGCCGAGCCCTTGCGTATAGGGCACGCGATAATCGCGGTCGCCGATGATGATGAGGTTCGGCGTCTTCCAGTTGGCGACGTAGTTCAGCGGATTATGCTTCTCGTAGTTGGCCGGCACCTCGAACGGCGAGCCGCCATTCTCCCACTCCGTGAACCACAATTCCTCGGTCATGTAGCCCATCGAACGGGTGTCGAAGATGCCATTGTGAGTGACCAGGCACTTGAAGGCGTCGGGCCAGCGGCCGGCGATCCAGTTGGTCATGTAGCCGCCGTAGCTGCCGCCGAGCGCGCAGGCGCGGGTGCCGTCGAGCTGCGCATCCTTCGACAAGGCGAAGGCCCAGCCCTTCTGCAGGTCCTCGAGCGGCTTGCCGCCCCAGTCGTTGCGAATGGCGTCGGTGAAGGCCTGGCCGTAGCCGGTGGAGCCGTGGAAATCGACGCTGACCACGGCATATTTGCCGGCCGAGAAGGCGCGCGGATTCCAGCGGTAGGACCAGCTGTTGTTGAAGCTGCCCTGCGGTCCGCCATGGACGATGAAGGCGACGGGAAGCTTGGCCGCCGGCGCATTGGCGGGCTTGAAGGTATAGCCCCAGACGGTGTCGTTGCTGGCGCCGGCGAAGCTCCACTTCTCGAAGGTGACCGGATCGAGCTCGGCAAGCAGCGCGCGGTTGACGGCGGTGAGCTGGGCAAGCCGGCCGCGCCGGTCGAGGCGGTAGAGGTCGTCGGGTACCTGGACCGAGTTGATCGCGAGCAGCACGTCGCCGTTCGGCAGGGCGCGCGCATTGTGGGCAGTGCCTTCGCGGGTGAGGCGCGTGACCCTGCCGCTGGCGACGTCAACCCGGAACAGCGGGGTCTCGAGCGTGTCCTGCGCCTCGACGACGAGGCTCCTGCCGTCCCTCGCCCAGGTCAGTGAGCCGACCGAGCGATCCCAGCCTTCGGTGAGGGCGCGGGTGCGGCCGCTGGCGAGATCGCGCAGCATGATCACCAATCGGTCGGCTTCGTAGCCGGGGCGCTTCATCGCGACATAGGCGAGCGTCCGGCCGTCGGGCGAGACGGTCGGCAGATTGTCGGTCGCGGCATTGGCGTCGGTGAGGTTTACCGGCGGCGCAGAGCCGTCGATCGGCGCGGCGAAGATGTCGAGGTTGGTCGACTTGGGCTCGATCCGGCCGGCCTCGCGAAGGGCGAAATAGACGGTCCGGCCATCGCGCGAGATGGCGATCTCCTCGCCGCCGCCATAGGGCTTGGACGGGGTGTCGCCGACCAGCTCGCCGGTGACGCGCACGCCCATGCCCTGCAGCTTTCCGCCGCTCAACGGGAAGGAGTAGATGCGGCTGCGGGTGCCGGGCTCGACCCACGTGTCCCAGTGGCGGACGAACAGCTCGTTATAGACCTTGCCGGACCCGGGCTCGGGCGCGGCGAAGGTGGTGGCGGCGCAGGCAAGGTCCGGGCAGTCGCGCTGGTCGGCCCAGACGATGACGTTGCGGCCGTCCGGCGCAATCCTGAAACCGGAGACATCGGCGCCGAAGTCGCTGATCGCCACCGCGGCCTGGCCCATCACCATGCGGTGCAGCTGAGCACGCTCGCCGACGGCCTTGAGGAAGTAGATCGCACCATCGGGCCCGAACACGGCATCGCTCGCGCCCTCGGCTCCGGCGACCGGCTGCGGCGCGGCGCCGGCCCTGGTGAGGTCGAGGCTGTGCAGCACGTTGTTGCGACGGTTCTTGTCGAGATCGGTGGTCGACAGGCTGAAGATGGCGGTGCGGCCGTCCGGCGACACTTCCGGCGCGCCGAGGCGACGCATGTTCTGAAGGTCTGTGGCGGTCATCGGCCGGGCTTCGGCGGCGGCGACGGGGGCGAGGACGGCGGCGGCAGCCGCGAGGAGCAGGGTGCGCTTGATCATGGCGGCGAGGCGTAGCAGCGCCGGGATGAACCGCAAGTGGGCTAGAGCTGCTGCCCCGTGATGCGGCCGATCTCGCGCTTCACATGCTCGTCGACGATCGCCGGCAGATGCTGGTCGAGCCAGTCCTTGAGCATCGGCCGGAGCATGTCGCGCACCATCTGCTCGAGCGGATTGACCGCGGGCGGCGGCGGCGCGGCGGCGGCAGCCTCCTGCAGCGCGGCGAGCCGGGCGCGGCTGGCCGCGGCGGCATCCTCGCTGACCAGCGGCGGGCCGAGGTCGACCGAGGGCGCCGGCGGCCTGGGCGCTTCCTCGGGGACCATCTCGTCGAGTTCGAGCACCTCGTGCGGCGCGGCGACTGGCGGCGCGTCGGGTGACGGCTCTTCGATCGGCTCGACCACGGGCGCGGGCACCGTCACCTGGCCGGTGGAGCGCAGCTCCTTCTCCTCCGCGATCACTTTCTTGATCGAGGCGAGTATGTCTTCCATCGAGGGTTCGCGGCCGGGCATGGCCTCACGCTACCCTTACTGCGCCGGGCTTGTCACCCCTGCCGGCGGTCCGGCCACCGGAGATTCGCTCGGGGTTACCGTGCGGGTCGAACGCGGAGTGTGGCGCCCCTCCCCCGCCCAGTCGTTCCACGAGCCCGAGACACGGCGATAATTGCCGGTCGGATCGTAGAGCGGACCGCCTTCGAGTCCGAGATCGTCGGCCTCGGCCTGGCCCATGGCGTTGAGGAGCTGGAAGCCGGCGACATATTGGTCGCGGCGCGCGCTCACCAGCTGGACCTGCGCGTTGAGCAGTTCCTGCTCGGCGTTGAGCACGTCGAGCACGGTGCGGGTGCCGACGCTGCGTTCAGCCCTGGCGCCTTCGAGCGCGAGGCTGGCGGCCGACACGGCGATCTCGTTCGACTGAATCGCGCGGAGCGACGCCTGGTGTGCGGCGAAGGCGGAGCGGGTCGCGGCGACGACCGCGCGCTCGGTGCCGATCGTCTGCTCCAGCAACTGGCCCTCGGCGGCCTGCGCCTGGCGGATGCGGGCCGACGGCAGCCCGCCCTGGTAGAGCGGGATGCGCGTGCTGATGCCGACGCTGGTCTGCGTCCCCGAGCGCGGGAGGCCCGGCGTGTCGCCGCCGCCGCGCGTGTTCACATAGTCGCCGCTGGCGACGCCCGAGACGGTCGGCAGGCGGTCGGCGCGCGCGGTGCGGACGTCGAAGCCGGCAGCCTCGGCCTGGCGCTGGACGGCGATCACGTCCGGATTCTGGACGATGGCGATGCGCACCGCTTCCTCGGCGCTGGCAGGCAGCGGCGGAAGCGGCGGCGGCGGGCTGAGCGTGCCCGGCGAACGGCCGACGATCCGGCGATAGCTTTCCTCGCTGGCGGCAAGCCGCGATTCGGCGTTGGCGAGCGTGGCGCGTTGCAGGCTGAGGCGCGACTCGCTCTGCGCGACGTCGGTGCGGGTCACGTCGCCGATCTCGAAGCGGTCGCGGGTCGCCTCGAGATTGGTGGTGAGCACCCGGATCTGGTTCTGGTTCAGTTCAACGATCGCGCGGTCGCGGATCACGTCCATGTAGGCGGCGACGGCATCGGTGAAGACATCGCCCTCGACGGCGCGCAACGTGGCGC is from Sphingomonas sp. LHG3406-1 and encodes:
- a CDS encoding S9 family peptidase, whose translation is MIKRTLLLAAAAAVLAPVAAAEARPMTATDLQNMRRLGAPEVSPDGRTAIFSLSTTDLDKNRRNNVLHSLDLTRAGAAPQPVAGAEGASDAVFGPDGAIYFLKAVGERAQLHRMVMGQAAVAISDFGADVSGFRIAPDGRNVIVWADQRDCPDLACAATTFAAPEPGSGKVYNELFVRHWDTWVEPGTRSRIYSFPLSGGKLQGMGVRVTGELVGDTPSKPYGGGEEIAISRDGRTVYFALREAGRIEPKSTNLDIFAAPIDGSAPPVNLTDANAATDNLPTVSPDGRTLAYVAMKRPGYEADRLVIMLRDLASGRTRALTEGWDRSVGSLTWARDGRSLVVEAQDTLETPLFRVDVASGRVTRLTREGTAHNARALPNGDVLLAINSVQVPDDLYRLDRRGRLAQLTAVNRALLAELDPVTFEKWSFAGASNDTVWGYTFKPANAPAAKLPVAFIVHGGPQGSFNNSWSYRWNPRAFSAGKYAVVSVDFHGSTGYGQAFTDAIRNDWGGKPLEDLQKGWAFALSKDAQLDGTRACALGGSYGGYMTNWIAGRWPDAFKCLVTHNGIFDTRSMGYMTEELWFTEWENGGSPFEVPANYEKHNPLNYVANWKTPNLIIIGDRDYRVPYTQGLGAFTALQRREVPSRLLRFPDENHWVLKPVNSIQWYREVHRWLDRWTGGQPIMGGGTTTQK
- a CDS encoding DUF2497 domain-containing protein, translated to MPGREPSMEDILASIKKVIAEEKELRSTGQVTVPAPVVEPIEEPSPDAPPVAAPHEVLELDEMVPEEAPRPPAPSVDLGPPLVSEDAAAASRARLAALQEAAAAAPPPPAVNPLEQMVRDMLRPMLKDWLDQHLPAIVDEHVKREIGRITGQQL
- a CDS encoding TolC family outer membrane protein, which translates into the protein MSRFLTGGALAALALASPAAADTLREALVSTYQSNPTLNAQRESLRGTDAGVAVARAGSRPQVSGVVGVNRDLTRSGVLDTGRSKGPIISGGLDLSLPIFQGGRVRNSIAAARTRVEAGRATLRAVEGDVFTDAVAAYMDVIRDRAIVELNQNQIRVLTTNLEATRDRFEIGDVTRTDVAQSESRLSLQRATLANAESRLAASEESYRRIVGRSPGTLSPPPPLPPLPASAEEAVRIAIVQNPDVIAVQRQAEAAGFDVRTARADRLPTVSGVASGDYVNTRGGGDTPGLPRSGTQTSVGISTRIPLYQGGLPSARIRQAQAAEGQLLEQTIGTERAVVAATRSAFAAHQASLRAIQSNEIAVSAASLALEGARAERSVGTRTVLDVLNAEQELLNAQVQLVSARRDQYVAGFQLLNAMGQAEADDLGLEGGPLYDPTGNYRRVSGSWNDWAGEGRHTPRSTRTVTPSESPVAGPPAGVTSPAQ